The Pedobacter roseus genome contains a region encoding:
- the lysS gene encoding lysine--tRNA ligase, whose amino-acid sequence MSIGLSEQEVLRRESLKQLRQLGIEPYPAEAYEVNVTAADILANYEKDKTAYKTVSLAGRIMGRNIMGAASFAELQDSTGRIQIYLKRDELCPGDDKTLYNTVFKKLLDIGDFIGITGYVFTTQTGEISIHVTGFTVLAKSLRPLPIVKRDDEGNVYDGFTNPELRYRMRYVDLTVNPDYKQIFIKRSKVINSMRNYFDEQGWMEVETPILQPIHGGAAARPFATHHNTLDMPLYLRIANELYLKRLIVAGFDGVYEFGKMFRNEGMDRTHNPEYTSMEIYVAYKDYIWMMAMVEECLEKVAIATNGSAVVKVGENEINFEGPYEKLTMYESIQKYTGIDVSKMTEEELLQTCASLGIETDSTMGRGKLVDEIFSDKVEANLIQPTFITDYPIEMTPLAKKHRSAEGLVERFEIFVNGKEIGNAYSELNDPIDQKERFEDQLKLADRGDAEAMAMDDDFVRALEYGMPPTSGLGFGIDRIVMLMTNQSTIQEVLFFPQMRPEKKKIELSPEETELFALVSEGEQYLLTDIKAKLADWSNKKWDTTLKALTGKGILKVAKTDDGLFLSHK is encoded by the coding sequence ATGAGTATAGGATTATCAGAACAAGAAGTATTACGACGTGAGTCGTTAAAGCAATTACGCCAGTTGGGCATAGAGCCTTATCCGGCAGAAGCTTATGAAGTTAACGTTACAGCTGCCGATATTTTAGCAAACTACGAAAAAGATAAAACCGCCTATAAGACCGTTAGTTTAGCCGGTCGTATTATGGGACGTAATATTATGGGTGCTGCATCTTTTGCTGAATTACAAGATTCAACAGGTCGTATCCAGATTTACTTAAAGAGAGATGAGCTTTGTCCTGGTGATGATAAAACCTTATATAACACGGTATTTAAAAAACTATTGGACATTGGCGATTTCATTGGGATTACAGGTTACGTTTTTACTACCCAAACGGGAGAAATCTCCATCCATGTTACCGGTTTTACTGTTTTAGCTAAATCTTTACGTCCGCTACCGATTGTAAAACGTGATGATGAAGGGAATGTGTACGATGGATTTACCAATCCTGAATTGCGTTACCGCATGCGTTATGTAGATTTAACGGTAAATCCTGATTACAAACAGATTTTCATCAAACGCAGCAAGGTAATTAACAGTATGCGCAATTACTTTGATGAGCAAGGTTGGATGGAAGTAGAAACCCCTATCCTACAACCTATACACGGTGGTGCAGCTGCCCGTCCTTTTGCTACGCACCACAATACTTTGGATATGCCGCTTTACCTGCGTATCGCAAATGAGCTTTATCTTAAAAGATTAATTGTTGCTGGTTTTGATGGCGTTTATGAGTTCGGTAAAATGTTCCGTAACGAAGGGATGGACCGTACGCATAATCCGGAGTATACTTCAATGGAAATTTATGTAGCCTATAAAGATTATATCTGGATGATGGCTATGGTTGAAGAATGTTTGGAAAAAGTAGCCATAGCAACCAATGGTTCGGCAGTAGTTAAAGTTGGCGAAAATGAAATCAATTTCGAAGGGCCATACGAAAAACTAACCATGTACGAATCGATCCAAAAATATACCGGAATTGATGTTTCGAAAATGACTGAAGAGGAGCTTTTGCAAACCTGTGCATCGTTAGGCATCGAAACCGATTCTACTATGGGCCGTGGTAAATTAGTAGATGAAATTTTCAGTGATAAAGTAGAAGCTAATTTAATACAGCCTACATTCATTACCGATTATCCAATAGAAATGACACCGCTGGCTAAAAAACACCGTAGTGCAGAAGGCTTGGTGGAGCGTTTCGAAATATTTGTGAACGGTAAAGAAATCGGAAATGCTTATTCAGAGCTTAACGATCCAATTGATCAAAAAGAACGTTTTGAAGATCAGTTGAAACTTGCTGATCGTGGTGATGCCGAAGCGATGGCAATGGATGATGATTTCGTTCGCGCTTTAGAATATGGTATGCCCCCTACTTCAGGTTTAGGTTTTGGTATCGATCGTATTGTGATGTTAATGACCAATCAGAGTACCATCCAGGAAGTTTTATTCTTCCCGCAGATGCGTCCGGAGAAAAAGAAAATTGAATTATCACCAGAGGAAACAGAATTATTTGCATTGGTTTCGGAAGGGGAACAATATTTATTAACAGATATTAAAGCTAAACTTGCCGATTGGAGCAATAAAAAATGGGATACTACCCTGAAAGCATTAACCGGTAAGGGAATTTTAAAAGTTGCCAAAACCGATGATGGCTTGTTTTTATCGCATAAATAG
- a CDS encoding pyridoxamine 5'-phosphate oxidase family protein produces MATSQEGSTNNTQEENNIKDLGGKAAIEKLRELAEKAESCFFCTNIKTGIPLSVRPMAIQQVDDEGNIWFMSMKDSHKNEEISTDPFTHLLFQAGSHSGFVNIYGISEISRDQAKIDELWSPFIKTWFQGGKDDPNITLIKVIPSEGYYWDTKHGTAVAFLKMAASVITGKTMDDSVEGTLEVD; encoded by the coding sequence ATGGCAACATCACAAGAAGGAAGTACTAACAATACTCAGGAAGAAAATAATATTAAAGATCTTGGTGGCAAAGCAGCCATCGAAAAACTTAGGGAGTTGGCAGAAAAAGCAGAAAGTTGTTTTTTTTGTACCAATATTAAAACGGGGATACCATTATCAGTTAGACCAATGGCTATTCAACAGGTGGATGATGAAGGGAATATCTGGTTTATGAGCATGAAAGACAGTCATAAAAATGAAGAGATTTCTACTGATCCATTTACACATCTGTTGTTTCAGGCAGGTTCGCATTCAGGTTTTGTAAATATTTACGGTATTTCAGAAATCAGCAGAGATCAGGCCAAAATTGACGAACTTTGGAGTCCGTTTATTAAAACCTGGTTTCAGGGAGGGAAAGACGACCCGAATATTACACTGATCAAAGTAATCCCATCAGAAGGTTATTATTGGGATACCAAACACGGCACTGCCGTTGCATTTTTGAAAATGGCTGCATCCGTAATTACCGGGAAAACAATGGATGATTCGGTAGAAGGGACTTTAGAGGTTGATTAG
- a CDS encoding YdeI/OmpD-associated family protein yields the protein MNIKKPKAFKAEIKIIGINPFVFVSEEALNYIFHQSGKNKGQLPVKMKIDGHEFKQTLVKYAGDWRLYLNTPMRKAAGKDIGDTATFEIEFDTEERTISINPKLVQALADNKQARDVFDSLAPHLQKEIIRYIANLKTEESIDRNVKKAIQFLLGKERFIGRDGI from the coding sequence ATGAATATCAAAAAACCGAAAGCTTTTAAGGCTGAGATTAAAATTATAGGCATCAATCCTTTTGTTTTTGTATCAGAAGAAGCACTAAATTATATTTTTCACCAATCGGGAAAAAACAAGGGACAGCTTCCGGTTAAAATGAAAATTGATGGTCATGAGTTTAAACAAACGCTGGTTAAATATGCCGGAGATTGGCGTTTGTACCTCAATACCCCCATGCGAAAAGCAGCCGGAAAAGATATTGGCGATACCGCAACTTTCGAAATTGAATTTGATACGGAAGAAAGGACAATTAGTATCAATCCTAAACTGGTACAGGCCTTAGCAGACAATAAACAGGCCAGGGATGTATTTGATAGCCTTGCCCCTCATTTACAGAAAGAAATTATACGTTATATAGCCAACCTTAAAACGGAAGAGTCAATTGATCGCAATGTAAAAAAAGCTATCCAGTTCCTTTTAGGTAAAGAACGGTTTATTGGTAGGGATGGGATTTAG
- a CDS encoding M3 family metallopeptidase — MKKVFYLPMLAFLAILGACNNKKDAEENSESFSSANPFFKASELAFQAPAFDKIKNGDFKPALEEGMKQQMDEIRKIAEQADAPDFENTILAIEKSGQLLNRTSTVFNLLTGANTNPELQKVKEEEAPKLTANTDAIYLNTKLFNRVETLYKKKDQLKLDAESLRLLECYYQKFELAGAKLSDADKDKLKELNKEEATLGAKFTAQLQAAGKGLKNTTQQPELQSMTDRNKREELFNKSWNRAEKGDANDTRKIISRIAQIRSAQAALLGFKNYAAWKLQNQMAKTPEAVEDFFSKVIPAATAKAKSEAADIQAVIDQQKGGFKLEPWDWDFYAEQVRKAKFDLDENEVKPYFELNKVLINGVFYAATQLYGITFKERKDLPVYQKDVRVFDVMDKDGKQLGLFYCDYYKRDNKDGGAWMDNLVPQSKLFGTIPVIYNVCNFAKPEAGKPALISFDDVTTMFHEFGHGLHGLFANQQYPSLSGTSVARDYVEFPSQFNEHWASDPKILKNYALHYQTGAQMPQALLDKIKKASSFNQGYIFTEALSAADLDMQWHTISPGSPLQNVDKFEAEALKKTNLNLSYVPPRYRSSYFLHIWSNGYAAGYYAYSWTSMLENDAFSWFQENGGLTRANGQRFRDMILSKGNTEDLGKMFFNFRGHNPDIKPMLRKRGLL; from the coding sequence ATGAAAAAAGTATTTTATTTACCCATGCTGGCTTTTTTAGCCATTTTAGGTGCTTGCAATAACAAAAAAGATGCTGAAGAAAACAGTGAAAGCTTTTCATCGGCCAATCCTTTTTTTAAAGCAAGCGAACTTGCCTTTCAGGCTCCAGCTTTCGACAAAATAAAAAACGGTGATTTTAAACCGGCATTGGAAGAAGGGATGAAGCAGCAAATGGATGAAATCCGTAAAATTGCTGAACAGGCCGATGCACCTGACTTTGAAAATACCATTCTGGCCATAGAAAAAAGCGGACAACTGCTGAACCGGACAAGTACGGTTTTTAACCTGCTTACAGGCGCCAATACTAATCCCGAATTGCAAAAGGTTAAAGAAGAGGAGGCTCCTAAATTAACAGCAAACACCGATGCCATTTATTTAAATACTAAACTTTTTAACCGGGTAGAAACCCTTTACAAAAAGAAGGATCAGCTGAAACTGGATGCCGAATCGTTGCGCTTACTGGAGTGTTATTACCAAAAATTTGAATTGGCAGGGGCAAAGCTATCTGACGCTGATAAAGACAAACTTAAAGAGCTGAATAAAGAAGAAGCTACTTTGGGCGCGAAGTTTACCGCACAGTTACAGGCAGCAGGTAAAGGTTTAAAAAATACTACCCAACAACCCGAATTGCAATCAATGACCGATCGTAACAAGCGGGAGGAACTTTTTAATAAATCATGGAACAGGGCAGAAAAAGGTGATGCAAACGATACCCGTAAAATAATTTCAAGAATTGCGCAGATCCGTTCTGCTCAGGCAGCATTGCTTGGCTTTAAAAATTATGCAGCCTGGAAATTGCAAAATCAGATGGCTAAAACACCTGAAGCAGTAGAAGATTTTTTTAGTAAGGTTATTCCAGCTGCTACCGCGAAGGCAAAAAGTGAAGCGGCAGATATACAGGCCGTAATCGATCAGCAAAAAGGTGGCTTTAAGCTAGAGCCCTGGGATTGGGACTTTTATGCCGAACAAGTTCGTAAAGCAAAGTTCGATCTGGATGAAAACGAGGTTAAACCTTATTTCGAGTTAAATAAAGTGCTTATTAACGGTGTGTTTTATGCTGCCACACAACTTTACGGCATTACTTTTAAAGAACGTAAAGATTTACCTGTTTACCAGAAAGATGTTCGTGTTTTTGATGTGATGGACAAAGATGGAAAACAGCTGGGTTTGTTTTATTGTGATTATTATAAGCGTGATAATAAGGATGGTGGTGCCTGGATGGATAACCTTGTTCCCCAATCTAAGCTATTCGGCACAATACCAGTGATTTATAACGTTTGCAACTTTGCAAAACCCGAAGCCGGAAAACCAGCATTAATCAGTTTTGATGATGTTACCACCATGTTTCATGAATTTGGCCACGGTTTACATGGTCTGTTTGCCAACCAGCAGTATCCCAGTCTTTCGGGTACAAGTGTAGCCCGTGATTATGTAGAATTTCCATCCCAGTTTAATGAGCATTGGGCTTCCGATCCAAAAATACTGAAGAATTATGCCCTTCATTATCAAACCGGAGCACAGATGCCACAAGCTTTGTTAGATAAAATTAAAAAGGCGAGTTCATTTAATCAGGGTTATATTTTTACTGAAGCTTTGTCAGCAGCCGATCTGGATATGCAATGGCACACGATTTCTCCGGGTTCACCATTGCAGAATGTCGACAAATTTGAAGCCGAAGCTTTAAAGAAAACCAATTTAAATTTATCGTATGTGCCGCCACGTTACCGCTCCAGCTATTTTCTGCACATCTGGAGTAATGGCTACGCTGCAGGTTATTACGCCTATAGCTGGACTTCTATGCTTGAAAATGATGCCTTTTCATGGTTTCAGGAAAATGGAGGATTAACCAGGGCAAATGGTCAGCGTTTTAGGGATATGATTCTGTCCAAAGGAAATACGGAAGATCTTGGTAAAATGTTTTTTAATTTCAGAGGACATAATCCTGATATTAAACCAATGCTGAGAAAGCGAGGATTATTATAA
- a CDS encoding DUF2892 domain-containing protein: MPNIIRLIAGFALLGGAVALFIFGFWPWGIIAILLGIIVLVTYFFNENMLLAQWFLRKDNMPKAKKFLDRITNYETQLIKVQHGYYNLLIGLIESRTAPMQSEKYFKKSLALGMQMDHNIALAKLSLAGIAMAKRNKREATMYLAEAKKADKNKLLADQIKQMKDQMGMMDKQQQVRYR, translated from the coding sequence ATGCCAAATATTATCAGATTAATTGCGGGGTTTGCTTTACTGGGTGGCGCAGTAGCTTTATTTATTTTCGGTTTCTGGCCGTGGGGCATTATTGCCATTTTATTGGGAATAATTGTCCTGGTAACTTATTTCTTTAATGAGAATATGCTTTTAGCACAATGGTTCCTCAGAAAAGATAACATGCCTAAGGCAAAAAAGTTTTTAGATCGGATTACCAATTACGAAACCCAATTGATCAAAGTTCAGCACGGTTACTACAATTTATTGATTGGTTTAATTGAAAGCAGAACAGCTCCGATGCAAAGTGAAAAATATTTCAAAAAATCTCTTGCTTTAGGAATGCAGATGGATCATAACATTGCTTTGGCAAAACTAAGCCTGGCCGGTATTGCAATGGCTAAACGCAACAAACGCGAAGCAACCATGTATCTTGCGGAAGCGAAAAAAGCAGATAAAAATAAATTACTGGCCGATCAGATTAAACAGATGAAAGATCAGATGGGCATGATGGACAAACAGCAGCAAGTTCGTTACAGGTAA
- a CDS encoding thioredoxin family protein, which produces MKILLSITLIVLAMNVSAQEVNKKIHDQVHNKDILINTCTREGITAFPEFKEMYDPLYAAYVPDAATMIELKKLVKNEKIKIVLGTWCGDSKANVPNFFKILDALHFKEKNVEIIAVDGNKKAENGILDGLDISRVPTFIVFDKKGKELGRIIEGPKTSLEGDLLAICKKKS; this is translated from the coding sequence ATGAAAATCCTATTATCTATAACCCTAATCGTACTTGCAATGAACGTTTCTGCACAAGAAGTAAATAAAAAAATCCACGATCAAGTCCACAATAAAGATATCCTGATTAACACCTGTACGCGTGAGGGAATTACTGCTTTTCCTGAATTTAAGGAAATGTACGATCCGCTGTACGCCGCTTATGTTCCGGACGCAGCAACCATGATCGAACTGAAAAAACTGGTTAAAAACGAAAAAATCAAAATTGTTTTAGGTACCTGGTGTGGCGACAGTAAAGCCAATGTTCCGAACTTCTTTAAAATTTTAGATGCCTTACATTTTAAAGAGAAAAATGTAGAAATTATTGCGGTTGACGGTAACAAAAAAGCGGAGAATGGCATTCTAGACGGCCTGGATATTTCGAGGGTACCCACATTTATTGTTTTTGATAAAAAAGGAAAAGAACTGGGAAGAATTATTGAAGGCCCAAAAACAAGTCTTGAGGGTGATTTACTTGCTATATGCAAGAAAAAATCTTAA
- the ung gene encoding uracil-DNA glycosylase, which translates to MSAALEPGWLAVLEEEFEKDYMKNLKSFLQEEKNNGATVYPKGADIFNALNTTPFDQVKVVILGQDPYHGTGQAHGLSFSVQRGITVPPSLKNIYKELETDIEGFKTPNHGHLTHWAEQGVLLLNATLTVRASEAGSHQNRGWEIFTDEIIKALSQKREHIVFLLWGKYAQQKAALIDQKKHYVLTAAHPSPFSAYNGFFGSKHFSKANQLLVQNNLPPIDWNLPA; encoded by the coding sequence ATGTCTGCAGCATTAGAACCAGGTTGGTTAGCCGTTTTAGAAGAAGAGTTTGAAAAAGACTACATGAAAAACCTGAAGTCTTTTTTACAGGAAGAGAAAAACAATGGTGCAACGGTTTATCCTAAGGGAGCTGATATTTTCAATGCATTAAATACTACTCCCTTTGATCAGGTGAAGGTGGTGATATTAGGTCAGGATCCTTATCATGGCACAGGTCAGGCACATGGATTATCATTTTCGGTACAACGTGGTATAACCGTTCCACCTTCGTTAAAAAATATTTATAAAGAACTGGAAACCGATATTGAAGGTTTTAAAACACCAAACCACGGACATTTAACCCATTGGGCAGAGCAAGGTGTATTGTTATTGAATGCAACGCTAACAGTTCGTGCTTCGGAGGCCGGATCGCACCAAAACCGCGGATGGGAAATTTTTACCGATGAAATTATTAAGGCATTATCTCAAAAACGCGAACATATTGTTTTCTTGTTATGGGGTAAATATGCACAGCAAAAGGCAGCATTAATAGATCAAAAGAAACATTATGTACTTACAGCTGCCCACCCATCGCCATTTTCGGCTTACAATGGCTTTTTTGGATCGAAACATTTTTCTAAGGCAAATCAGCTTCTGGTACAGAACAATTTACCACCAATCGACTGGAATTTACCAGCCTAG
- a CDS encoding alpha/beta fold hydrolase, with amino-acid sequence MNTYFISGLGADKRIFSKLKLDEKINIIHLDWISPVKNESLAAYAERLSKVIDKAQPFALVGVSFGGMIAVEIAKVLKPTTTIIISSTMLSIHLPALYRFAGSLGLLNIIPAKLLKSSNKLTQNYYFGTRSGSEKTLLSKIIKDTDPFFLKWAIGSILSWQNKIKPERIFHIHGTNDKILYSKKATPDFVIENGTHFMVYQNAVEISGIINKLLL; translated from the coding sequence GTGAATACTTATTTTATCAGTGGTTTAGGTGCCGACAAAAGGATTTTTTCAAAGCTTAAGCTGGATGAAAAAATCAATATTATCCATCTAGATTGGATTAGTCCGGTTAAAAATGAATCACTTGCAGCTTATGCAGAAAGGTTGAGCAAAGTTATCGACAAAGCTCAACCTTTTGCTTTGGTAGGGGTTTCTTTTGGAGGGATGATCGCTGTAGAAATAGCAAAGGTTTTAAAACCCACCACGACTATTATCATTTCTAGTACCATGTTAAGCATTCATCTACCCGCACTTTACCGTTTCGCAGGAAGTTTAGGCCTGTTGAATATTATTCCGGCAAAGCTTTTAAAATCATCGAACAAACTCACCCAAAATTATTATTTCGGTACACGATCTGGAAGCGAAAAAACATTACTGAGCAAAATTATTAAGGATACAGACCCGTTTTTTTTGAAATGGGCAATTGGAAGCATATTAAGCTGGCAGAATAAGATTAAACCAGAACGAATTTTTCATATCCATGGCACGAATGATAAAATTCTCTATTCGAAAAAAGCAACACCTGATTTCGTAATCGAAAACGGAACCCACTTCATGGTTTATCAAAATGCAGTAGAAATTTCAGGAATTATTAATAAATTGCTTTTATAA
- a CDS encoding GxxExxY protein, with the protein MMNKTFLDQLEYKVTGACIEVNKILGPGLLESVYQKCLMWELQLQGINFTAEHPIILSYKDVLLDTALKVDLVIENCLVLELKAVENILPIHEAQILTYMKLLKIPKGLLINFNSTNIVHNGKKSFVNEFMYDINN; encoded by the coding sequence ATGATGAACAAAACATTTCTCGACCAGTTGGAATACAAGGTTACAGGTGCTTGTATTGAAGTAAACAAAATTCTCGGTCCTGGCCTCCTTGAAAGCGTGTATCAAAAATGCTTAATGTGGGAATTACAATTGCAGGGTATAAATTTTACTGCCGAACACCCTATTATACTTTCTTACAAAGATGTTTTATTAGATACAGCACTTAAGGTTGATTTGGTAATTGAAAACTGCTTAGTATTGGAATTAAAAGCAGTTGAGAATATATTACCCATTCATGAAGCACAGATTTTGACTTATATGAAACTACTTAAAATACCCAAAGGCTTGTTGATTAATTTCAATTCAACCAATATAGTTCATAATGGAAAAAAGAGCTTTGTTAATGAATTTATGTACGACATTAACAATTAA
- a CDS encoding Lrp/AsnC family transcriptional regulator, with the protein MASELDKIDFKILRILQENGRITNLLLSQEIGLSPAPTLERVRKLEMAGYIKSYHALVDEEKLGLGIKTFIQIQLDFHKNNTIQIFLDEVNQIKEITECHHVTGQADFLLKVYVKDIKAYERLIMDKISKISVVKTFQTMMIMSTTKKEPIVPLEY; encoded by the coding sequence ATGGCATCTGAATTAGATAAAATTGATTTTAAAATTTTAAGGATTCTTCAAGAGAATGGAAGAATTACCAATTTACTTTTATCACAAGAAATTGGTTTATCACCAGCACCAACTTTAGAGCGTGTACGCAAGCTCGAAATGGCCGGGTATATTAAAAGCTATCATGCCCTGGTGGATGAAGAAAAACTGGGTTTGGGCATCAAAACTTTTATCCAGATTCAACTCGATTTTCATAAAAATAATACCATTCAGATCTTTTTGGATGAAGTAAATCAGATCAAGGAAATTACCGAATGCCACCACGTTACCGGACAGGCCGATTTTCTATTAAAGGTTTACGTGAAAGACATCAAGGCGTATGAGCGTTTAATTATGGATAAAATCAGTAAGATTTCTGTGGTGAAAACATTCCAGACGATGATGATCATGTCTACCACCAAGAAAGAACCAATTGTACCTTTAGAATACTAG
- a CDS encoding metal-dependent transcriptional regulator, producing the protein MQSYTEENYLKTIYHLAEKTTNVQTNAIAEQMQTKPASVTDMIKKLADKGLVDYIKYQGVTLTEIGKNTAIDIVRKHRLWEVFLVDKLNFKWDEVHDVAEELEHIKSVELIERLDEFLGFPKADPHGDPIPDKNGRFAKTQFIKLIELKVGDSGTITGVSQHSSAFLKHLEKLGLTLGKQIQVSDVTDFDGSVEILLSEKQVNISREVAKHILISSNGKN; encoded by the coding sequence ATGCAAAGTTATACCGAAGAGAACTATCTAAAGACGATTTATCATTTGGCAGAGAAAACAACTAACGTTCAAACCAATGCCATTGCAGAGCAGATGCAAACAAAACCAGCATCTGTAACCGACATGATTAAGAAGTTAGCTGATAAAGGTTTGGTTGATTATATAAAATACCAGGGGGTAACCTTAACAGAGATTGGAAAAAATACGGCGATTGATATTGTACGCAAACACCGCCTTTGGGAAGTTTTTTTGGTAGATAAATTAAACTTTAAGTGGGACGAGGTTCATGATGTTGCAGAGGAGTTAGAACATATCAAATCGGTTGAACTGATTGAAAGGTTAGACGAATTTCTGGGTTTCCCAAAAGCAGATCCCCATGGCGACCCGATCCCGGATAAAAACGGAAGATTTGCCAAAACCCAGTTTATTAAACTCATCGAATTAAAAGTAGGAGATTCGGGCACCATTACCGGCGTGAGTCAGCACAGTTCTGCTTTTTTAAAACATTTAGAAAAATTAGGGCTTACCCTGGGCAAACAAATCCAGGTTAGTGATGTTACCGATTTCGACGGTTCAGTTGAGATCCTGTTATCCGAAAAACAAGTTAATATTAGTAGAGAAGTTGCAAAACATATTTTAATCAGCAGTAATGGCAAAAACTGA
- a CDS encoding Nramp family divalent metal transporter, producing the protein MAKTESLSEVHQSVNTDKRKGWKRILAFIGPAYLISVGYMDPGNWATDLAGGSKFGYQLIWVLLMSNLIALLLQSLSARLGIVRGLDLAQASKQAYPRWANIPLFGLAQTAIIACDLAEIIGMAIGLQLLFGLPLIWGISITIFDTILLLFLLNKGMRAMEGFIVSMVFIVGISFLVEMFIVEPSIKEIARGFEPSILNGDALYIAIGIIGATVMPHNLYLHSSLVQTRKIERSNKGIKEALKFNLIDTTVALNLAFFVNAAILILAAAAFYKNGLHEVAEIQDAHKLLSNIFGSVAPTLFAIALIAAGQSSTVTGTLAGQIIMEGHINLRIQPWLRRLITRLLAIIPAFFTILHYGDDALGGLLVLSQVVLSLQLGFAIIPLIHFTSDKKLMKDFAIKPWVKVLAWASAIAIIALNVKLVIEEISGWAKEANNWWIYVIVVPALILIVLLLLYVFFHPLLEKKKNASRQLVPHGNALDIGKIDKISYKRIGIAVDFSKNDKNTIRHALIQGGKDAHYYLIHVVETAAARYHGNDVMDHETMSDAENLEKYRINLEDLGYDSTPFIGFGNTGKAIADISNRNEMELLVMGAHGHKGLKDLIFGTTVDSVRHKVNIPVLIIR; encoded by the coding sequence ATGGCAAAAACTGAATCCCTAAGTGAAGTACATCAAAGCGTAAATACAGATAAAAGAAAAGGCTGGAAAAGAATTTTGGCCTTTATTGGTCCGGCCTATTTAATCAGTGTGGGTTATATGGATCCGGGCAACTGGGCAACCGATCTGGCTGGTGGTAGTAAATTCGGTTACCAACTGATATGGGTTTTACTCATGTCGAACCTTATTGCATTGCTTTTACAGTCTTTAAGCGCTCGTTTAGGTATTGTAAGGGGATTGGATTTGGCCCAGGCTTCAAAACAGGCTTATCCCCGCTGGGCGAATATTCCATTGTTTGGATTGGCACAAACCGCTATTATTGCCTGCGATCTGGCAGAAATCATTGGAATGGCCATCGGCTTACAGCTGTTATTTGGTTTACCGTTAATCTGGGGCATCTCCATTACCATTTTCGATACCATTTTACTGCTTTTTCTATTAAATAAAGGCATGAGGGCCATGGAAGGTTTTATCGTTTCGATGGTTTTTATTGTAGGAATATCCTTTTTGGTCGAAATGTTTATTGTAGAACCATCCATTAAAGAAATAGCCAGGGGATTTGAACCTTCTATCTTAAATGGTGATGCGCTCTATATTGCTATCGGGATTATTGGTGCAACTGTGATGCCGCATAACCTTTACCTTCATTCTTCTTTGGTACAGACCAGAAAAATTGAACGGAGCAATAAAGGGATTAAAGAAGCTTTAAAATTTAACCTGATTGATACCACGGTAGCACTAAATCTGGCCTTTTTTGTTAATGCAGCCATATTAATTCTTGCTGCAGCAGCTTTCTATAAAAATGGTTTGCACGAAGTGGCCGAAATACAGGATGCCCATAAGTTACTTTCGAATATTTTTGGAAGTGTGGCCCCAACCCTATTTGCCATCGCATTAATTGCAGCCGGACAAAGTTCTACGGTTACCGGAACTTTAGCCGGACAGATTATTATGGAAGGGCACATTAATTTAAGGATCCAGCCCTGGTTGCGCCGTTTAATTACCCGTTTATTGGCCATTATCCCTGCATTTTTTACCATTCTGCATTATGGCGATGATGCCCTTGGAGGATTATTAGTGTTGAGTCAGGTAGTTTTAAGCTTGCAGTTGGGCTTTGCCATAATTCCTTTGATCCACTTTACCTCAGACAAAAAACTGATGAAAGATTTTGCGATCAAACCATGGGTAAAGGTTTTAGCCTGGGCAAGCGCCATCGCCATTATTGCACTCAATGTAAAACTGGTTATTGAAGAAATAAGCGGTTGGGCAAAAGAAGCCAATAACTGGTGGATTTATGTGATTGTAGTACCAGCTTTAATCTTAATCGTTTTATTATTACTGTACGTTTTCTTCCATCCTTTATTGGAAAAGAAAAAGAATGCCTCACGACAACTTGTACCCCATGGAAATGCTTTGGATATAGGCAAAATTGATAAAATCAGTTACAAAAGGATCGGTATTGCGGTTGATTTTTCTAAGAATGATAAAAACACTATCCGACATGCTCTGATTCAAGGTGGTAAGGATGCACATTATTATCTTATCCACGTAGTAGAAACCGCTGCTGCACGTTACCATGGCAATGATGTAATGGACCATGAAACGATGAGCGATGCCGAAAACCTGGAGAAATACCGCATCAATCTGGAAGATTTAGGTTACGATTCTACCCCGTTTATCGGTTTCGGGAACACCGGGAAAGCCATAGCCGATATTAGTAACCGGAATGAAATGGAGCTGTTGGTAATGGGTGCACATGGACATAAAGGCTTAAAAGACCTTATTTTTGGTACCACAGTTGATTCGGTGAGGCACAAGGTGAATATTCCTGTATTGATTATCAGGTAA